A single region of the Selenomonas sp. oral taxon 920 genome encodes:
- a CDS encoding anion permease: protein MSKGVRCFLTAGLIAVLWFLPVPEGLTPAAWHLFAIFAGTILGFILQPFPLGTVALAAITFAALTNTIKPAEALAGFSNTVIWLIVSAFLFAQGFIKTGLGRRIAYYLILKFGSSSLKLAYTLVLSDFIIAPATPSNTARSGGILFPIVRSLASVFGSEPGATARKIGAFLLVVSFQVDAPIAAAFLTACAPNPLMAELARDTAGLEISWGLWAMAGIVPVLLSMVVLPYVLYKLYPPEIQRTPEAQSLAREKLTEMGAMTRDEKIICGIFVGALLLWSTSGYTGVNATIAALLGVTAMLLTDVLTWEDVLGEKGAWDGMMWMGGIVSLAGALNKIGFIPWFAASVTGAMTGVSWGLTLGILFLVYLYSHYGFASLSGHATAMYAAFLAVAVAAGAPPYLAALGLAFLSNLMAGLTHYSTGSAPIYFGAGYVTQGQWWKLGFVCSVINIIIWIGIGSVWWKILGIW, encoded by the coding sequence TTGAGCAAGGGAGTACGATGTTTTCTGACGGCGGGACTAATCGCCGTCCTCTGGTTCCTGCCAGTGCCCGAGGGGCTGACACCGGCAGCTTGGCATCTGTTCGCAATCTTCGCGGGCACAATCCTCGGCTTTATTTTACAGCCGTTCCCGCTCGGGACGGTCGCGCTCGCGGCAATCACGTTTGCAGCACTGACGAATACGATCAAGCCGGCAGAGGCGCTGGCGGGCTTCAGCAATACGGTGATCTGGCTGATCGTGTCGGCGTTTTTGTTCGCGCAGGGCTTTATCAAGACGGGGCTGGGGCGGCGGATAGCATATTATCTCATTTTGAAATTCGGGTCGAGCAGCCTGAAACTTGCCTACACCCTCGTTCTGAGTGATTTTATTATCGCGCCTGCAACGCCGTCGAATACGGCACGTTCGGGCGGGATTCTCTTTCCCATTGTGCGCAGCCTCGCTTCGGTCTTTGGCTCGGAGCCGGGGGCGACGGCACGAAAGATCGGCGCGTTCCTCCTCGTCGTGTCGTTTCAAGTGGATGCGCCGATCGCCGCCGCCTTTCTGACGGCGTGCGCACCGAATCCTCTGATGGCGGAGCTCGCACGGGACACGGCAGGGCTTGAGATCTCGTGGGGGCTCTGGGCGATGGCGGGCATCGTGCCCGTCCTGCTCTCGATGGTTGTTCTGCCCTATGTGCTCTACAAGCTCTATCCGCCCGAGATTCAGAGGACGCCCGAGGCACAGTCACTTGCGCGCGAAAAACTCACGGAGATGGGCGCAATGACGCGGGATGAGAAAATCATCTGCGGCATCTTTGTCGGTGCGCTCCTCCTCTGGAGTACGTCGGGCTACACGGGCGTGAACGCGACCATTGCCGCCCTCCTCGGTGTGACGGCGATGCTCCTCACGGATGTCCTCACATGGGAGGATGTGCTGGGGGAAAAGGGCGCGTGGGACGGTATGATGTGGATGGGCGGCATTGTGAGCCTCGCGGGTGCACTGAACAAGATCGGCTTCATCCCGTGGTTCGCAGCAAGCGTTACGGGGGCGATGACGGGCGTCTCATGGGGGCTGACTCTCGGCATTCTCTTCCTTGTCTATCTCTACAGTCACTATGGCTTTGCGAGTCTGTCGGGGCATGCGACGGCGATGTACGCGGCATTTCTCGCCGTTGCCGTTGCGGCGGGCGCACCTCCCTATCTTGCGGCACTTGGGCTCGCCTTCCTCTCGAACCTCATGGCGGGGCTGACACACTACTCCACGGGTTCGGCACCCATCTACTTCGGCGCGGGCTATGTGACGCAGGGGCAGTGGTGGAAGCTGGGCTTCGTCTGCTCCGTCATCAACATCATTATATGGATCGGCATCGGCTCCGTCTGGTGGAAGATCCTCGGGATTTGGTAA
- the ttdA gene encoding L(+)-tartrate dehydratase subunit alpha, producing the protein MTKAEASARMTDVLAKFVAYTGKRLPDDVRAKIAELAAQEDAPLAKSIYETMERNQELAVKLNRPSCQDTGAAQFFLKCGSNFPYMAEMEEILHAAVVQATVDAPLRHNAVETFDEFNTGKNVGKQIPSIFWEIVPERDDIEIHTYMAGGGCTLPGKAMVLMPGEGYEGVTRFVLDVMTSYGLNACPPLLVGVGVGTSVDVAALHSKKALMRPIGSHNPNPRAAKMEQLLEDGINAIGLGPQGLMGKHSVLGVNIENSARHPSVIGVAVNVGCWSHRRGHIVFDRNLDYRILSHAEVDF; encoded by the coding sequence ATGACGAAAGCGGAAGCCTCTGCGCGCATGACGGATGTGCTCGCAAAGTTCGTGGCGTACACGGGCAAACGGCTGCCGGACGATGTGCGCGCAAAGATCGCGGAACTCGCCGCGCAGGAGGACGCTCCTCTTGCAAAGTCCATCTATGAAACGATGGAAAGGAATCAGGAACTTGCGGTGAAGCTGAACCGCCCGAGCTGTCAGGACACGGGTGCAGCGCAATTCTTTCTCAAATGCGGGTCGAACTTTCCGTACATGGCTGAGATGGAGGAGATCCTGCACGCAGCGGTCGTGCAGGCGACGGTGGATGCACCGTTGCGTCACAACGCCGTGGAGACGTTTGACGAGTTCAACACAGGCAAGAACGTCGGCAAGCAGATTCCCTCGATTTTCTGGGAGATCGTGCCCGAGCGTGACGACATCGAGATCCATACGTACATGGCGGGCGGCGGTTGTACGCTGCCGGGCAAGGCGATGGTGCTCATGCCGGGCGAGGGCTACGAGGGCGTGACGCGCTTCGTTCTCGATGTCATGACGAGCTACGGGTTGAACGCCTGCCCGCCGCTCCTCGTCGGCGTCGGTGTCGGCACATCGGTCGATGTCGCGGCACTCCATTCGAAGAAGGCGCTCATGCGCCCGATCGGCTCGCATAATCCGAACCCGCGCGCCGCCAAGATGGAGCAGCTGCTTGAGGACGGCATCAACGCCATCGGCCTCGGACCGCAGGGACTGATGGGGAAGCACTCCGTGCTCGGTGTCAACATCGAGAACAGCGCGCGCCATCCGTCTGTGATCGGCGTCGCCGTGAACGTCGGCTGCTGGTCACACAGGCGCGGACACATCGTCTTTGACAGGAACCTCGACTATAGGATTCTCTCACACGCGGAGGTGGATTTCTGA
- the ttdB gene encoding L(+)-tartrate dehydratase subunit beta → MEKKVLTTPIQPEDLADINVGDVIYLTGYLTTCRDVAHRRVIEEGRKLPVDVKDGAILHAGPIIRKHGEGKYEMVTVGPTTSMRMEKFEEAFIAETGVRLIIGKGGMKDGTMRGCRDHKALHCVFPAGCAVVAAECVEEIVAANWLDLGMPETLWTCKVKEFGPLIVSIDSHGRNIFEENKVIFNERKEKACAEICKQVGFIK, encoded by the coding sequence ATGGAGAAGAAAGTTCTGACAACCCCGATTCAGCCCGAAGATCTCGCGGACATCAACGTCGGTGACGTGATCTACCTCACGGGATACCTTACAACCTGCCGCGACGTGGCGCATCGCCGCGTCATTGAGGAGGGACGAAAGCTTCCCGTCGACGTAAAGGACGGCGCGATTCTCCACGCAGGACCGATCATCCGCAAGCACGGCGAGGGAAAGTATGAGATGGTCACGGTCGGTCCCACGACCAGTATGCGTATGGAGAAATTTGAGGAGGCGTTCATCGCGGAGACGGGCGTGCGCCTGATCATCGGCAAGGGCGGCATGAAGGACGGCACGATGCGCGGGTGCCGCGACCACAAGGCGCTCCACTGTGTATTCCCGGCGGGCTGCGCCGTTGTCGCCGCCGAATGCGTCGAGGAGATTGTCGCTGCGAATTGGCTCGACCTCGGCATGCCGGAGACTCTCTGGACGTGCAAGGTGAAGGAGTTTGGTCCCCTCATCGTCTCCATCGACAGTCACGGGCGCAACATCTTCGAGGAGAACAAGGTGATCTTCAACGAACGCAAGGAAAAAGCGTGCGCGGAGATCTGCAAGCAGGTCGGGTTTATCAAGTAA
- a CDS encoding 5-methyltetrahydropteroyltriglutamate--homocysteine S-methyltransferase, giving the protein MNNTKAPFRYDIVGSFLRPAALMKMREAYAAGNASADDLRQAEDAAIRDLVTKEKEVGLCAVTDGEFRRRYWHLDFLAALGGVEEIGAAHWSVAFKGAQPKAATVKIVDKVDFGAHPFLGHFRFLNDLAGDAVAKMTIPSPSMLHLICCVCATDYTPIPRYENEDALFEDIALAYQKAIRAFYEAGCRYLQLDDTSWGEFCDPEKRAAYEARGFDLDRIERAYVTMINRALEAKPADMTITMHICRGNFRSTWFSSGGYEPVAEILFGGCRVDGFFLEYDSDRAGGFAPLDHIKNQRVVLGLVTSKSGTLEKKEDIVARIHEAEKHVPLDQLCLSPQCGFSSTEEGNILTEEEQWNKLRFIKEVAESVWK; this is encoded by the coding sequence ATGAACAATACAAAGGCACCATTCCGCTATGACATCGTGGGGAGCTTCCTGCGCCCCGCCGCTCTCATGAAGATGCGTGAGGCATACGCCGCAGGAAACGCATCGGCAGACGATCTGCGGCAGGCGGAGGATGCGGCGATCCGTGATCTCGTCACAAAGGAGAAGGAAGTCGGGCTCTGTGCCGTCACGGACGGTGAGTTCCGCCGCCGCTACTGGCACCTCGACTTTCTCGCGGCACTCGGCGGCGTGGAGGAGATTGGCGCCGCGCATTGGTCGGTCGCATTCAAGGGCGCACAGCCAAAGGCGGCAACGGTAAAAATTGTGGACAAGGTGGACTTCGGCGCACATCCGTTTCTCGGTCACTTCCGTTTCCTAAACGATCTCGCAGGCGATGCCGTCGCCAAGATGACGATCCCCTCCCCCAGCATGCTGCACCTCATCTGCTGCGTGTGCGCGACGGACTACACGCCGATTCCGCGCTACGAGAACGAGGATGCGCTCTTTGAGGATATCGCACTCGCCTATCAGAAGGCAATCCGTGCATTCTACGAGGCGGGCTGCCGCTATCTGCAGCTCGATGACACATCCTGGGGCGAGTTCTGTGATCCGGAGAAGCGTGCAGCGTACGAGGCGCGCGGCTTCGACCTCGACCGCATCGAGCGCGCCTACGTCACGATGATCAACCGTGCATTGGAGGCAAAGCCTGCGGACATGACGATCACCATGCACATCTGCCGCGGCAATTTCCGCTCGACATGGTTCTCCTCGGGCGGCTACGAGCCCGTCGCGGAGATTCTCTTCGGCGGCTGCAGGGTCGACGGCTTCTTTCTCGAATACGACTCCGACCGCGCAGGTGGATTTGCCCCACTCGATCACATCAAGAATCAGCGCGTCGTACTCGGACTGGTCACCTCGAAATCGGGCACACTCGAAAAGAAGGAGGATATTGTCGCACGCATCCATGAGGCGGAAAAGCACGTTCCGCTCGATCAGCTCTGCCTCAGCCCGCAGTGCGGCTTCTCCTCGACCGAGGAGGGCAACATCCTGACGGAAGAGGAGCAGTGGAACAAGCTGCGCTTCATCAAAGAGGTCGCGGAATCGGTTTGGAAATAG
- a CDS encoding PTS transporter subunit IIABC → MKDEIFSVLQRVGRSFMLPVAILPIAGILLGIGASFTNPTTIETYGLGGVLGAGTALHSLLSIMASAGSTIFGNLPIIFAVGVAIGMAKAEKEVAALSAMIAFFVMHTACNAMLKIGGQILPDGSIAPTVLEGTIASSCGIMSFQMGVFGGIIVGIGVAWLHNKYHKIVLPNALSFFGGSRFVPIISTIVFLFVGIAMYFLWPLAQQGIFALGSLVTGTGYIGTLIFGIVKRALIPFGLHHVFYLPFWQTGVGGSMMIDGQLIQGGQNIFFAQLASPNVAHFSADATRYFSGEFIFMIFGLPGAALAMYHCARPEKKAVARGLLLSAALTCMLTGITEPIEFSFLFVAPALFAVQVALAGAAYMIAHMLNIAVGLTFSGGLLDFFIFGILQGEAKTSWMYVIPVGVIYFFLYYFIFRWMIQHFNFKTPGREDDDEETKLFTKADYQAREGAGGSAADGASGDAKSAAIARGLGSKRNITSVDCCATRLRCSVEDSSLVNEKLLKATGAVGVIVKGTGVQVIYGPQVAVIKSNLETYLETAPDVEPEDDVPAAAAVEEHPAAAETTAAAPAGEGRTLCSPVTGTVHPITEAPDEAFASKMMGDGFFIYPSKGEVLAPDDGEVVFVFDTKHAIGMKSADGTEYLLHIGVDTVALGGKGFNVFVESGQQVKKGDKLMEFDIDYIRENAKSDACLVIFTGLPEGTSIEMTATGEVTALDPVAKF, encoded by the coding sequence ATGAAGGATGAAATCTTTAGTGTGCTCCAACGCGTCGGGCGCAGCTTCATGCTGCCGGTCGCGATCCTGCCGATTGCAGGTATCCTGCTCGGCATCGGCGCGTCGTTCACGAACCCGACAACGATCGAGACGTACGGGCTCGGCGGTGTCCTCGGTGCGGGCACGGCGCTGCATTCACTGCTCTCGATCATGGCGAGTGCAGGCAGCACGATCTTCGGCAATCTGCCGATCATCTTCGCGGTCGGTGTCGCCATCGGCATGGCAAAGGCGGAGAAGGAGGTCGCGGCACTCTCGGCGATGATCGCGTTCTTCGTCATGCACACCGCCTGCAACGCAATGCTGAAAATCGGCGGACAGATCCTGCCGGACGGTTCGATTGCACCGACGGTCCTCGAAGGCACGATTGCCTCCTCCTGTGGTATCATGTCATTCCAGATGGGCGTGTTCGGCGGCATCATCGTCGGAATCGGCGTGGCGTGGCTGCACAACAAGTATCACAAGATCGTTCTGCCGAATGCACTCTCCTTCTTCGGCGGTTCGCGCTTCGTCCCCATCATCTCGACGATTGTCTTCCTCTTTGTCGGCATCGCGATGTACTTCCTCTGGCCGCTCGCCCAGCAGGGCATCTTCGCCCTCGGCAGTCTCGTCACGGGTACGGGCTACATTGGCACGCTGATCTTCGGCATCGTCAAGCGTGCACTCATCCCGTTCGGTCTGCACCACGTCTTCTACCTGCCGTTCTGGCAGACGGGCGTCGGCGGCTCAATGATGATCGACGGGCAGCTCATCCAGGGCGGTCAGAACATCTTCTTTGCACAGCTCGCCTCACCCAACGTCGCGCATTTCAGTGCGGACGCGACGCGGTATTTCTCGGGCGAGTTCATCTTTATGATCTTCGGTCTGCCGGGCGCGGCACTCGCAATGTACCACTGCGCACGTCCTGAGAAAAAGGCGGTCGCGCGCGGACTTCTGCTCTCGGCGGCGCTCACCTGTATGCTCACGGGCATCACGGAGCCGATCGAGTTCTCCTTCCTCTTCGTGGCTCCCGCACTTTTCGCCGTGCAGGTCGCACTCGCGGGCGCGGCGTACATGATTGCACACATGCTGAACATCGCCGTGGGACTTACGTTCTCGGGCGGTCTCCTCGATTTCTTCATCTTCGGTATCCTTCAGGGTGAGGCAAAGACGAGCTGGATGTACGTCATCCCCGTCGGCGTGATCTACTTCTTCCTCTACTATTTCATCTTCCGCTGGATGATTCAGCACTTCAACTTCAAGACGCCGGGCCGCGAGGACGACGACGAGGAGACGAAACTCTTCACAAAGGCGGACTATCAGGCACGTGAGGGTGCGGGCGGATCTGCCGCCGACGGAGCTTCGGGGGACGCAAAGAGCGCTGCGATCGCGCGCGGGCTCGGCAGCAAGCGCAACATCACGTCCGTCGACTGCTGCGCAACGCGTCTGCGCTGCTCCGTGGAAGACTCCTCACTTGTAAATGAAAAACTGCTCAAGGCGACGGGCGCGGTCGGCGTCATCGTCAAGGGCACGGGCGTGCAGGTCATCTACGGACCGCAGGTCGCCGTCATCAAATCGAACCTCGAGACCTATCTTGAGACAGCCCCCGATGTCGAGCCGGAGGACGATGTGCCTGCCGCAGCCGCCGTTGAGGAACATCCCGCCGCTGCAGAAACAACAGCAGCGGCTCCCGCAGGCGAGGGACGCACACTTTGCAGCCCCGTCACGGGCACGGTGCATCCGATCACGGAGGCGCCCGACGAGGCGTTTGCAAGCAAGATGATGGGCGACGGCTTCTTCATCTATCCGAGCAAAGGAGAGGTACTTGCGCCCGACGACGGCGAGGTGGTCTTTGTCTTTGACACGAAGCACGCCATCGGCATGAAGAGCGCGGACGGCACAGAGTATCTGCTCCACATTGGCGTGGACACGGTCGCGCTTGGCGGCAAGGGCTTCAATGTCTTTGTCGAATCGGGACAGCAGGTGAAGAAGGGCGACAAGCTCATGGAGTTCGACATCGACTACATTCGTGAGAATGCGAAATCCGATGCCTGCCTTGTGATCTTCACAGGACTGCCCGAGGGCACAAGCATCGAGATGACTGCTACGGGCGAAGTCACGGCGCTCGATCCGGTTGCTAAGTTCTGA
- the ilvB gene encoding biosynthetic-type acetolactate synthase large subunit translates to MRGAEAVLACLREQGVDTVFGYPGGMILPLYDALYAQDDVRQILVTHEQNAAHAADGYARATGRVGVCIATSGPGATNLVTGLATAYMDSIPMVAITGQVDIAMLGRDAFQETDILDVTMPVTKHNYKIKNAADLVPTIRQAFELARSGRPGPVLLDVPRNLFFEEVAYAAEEPRVRTPGKPDADFMICAAEAAAEIVAAEHPLVIVGGGVISAGTSAEVTAFIEKYHLPVVHTLMGMGAVPSTHPQMLGFAGMHGEKAANYAIGAADLVIAIGSRFADRQTGNLSKYTANRKFIHIDIDPAEIDKNIENSLGLAGDMRTILGLLMRQSPKSDLAGWWEQIRTWQEEYDYDYHVGRLTVPWALHQVAQSTTGKAYAYAADVGQHQMWAALHLRVEKPRTWLTSGGLGTMGYGLPAAMGAQLAWGDRRRVVHIAGDGGIKMTGNEFYTIARLNLPILSILVNNRSLGMIRQLQKVLYEERYIACELDHEMDYVKYVESFGIRAVAVSTQEEFAAALRTALEDAVHPRVIVMDVWRSFVEPMAKGGARIDEFVDFK, encoded by the coding sequence ATGAGAGGTGCGGAGGCTGTTTTGGCGTGTCTGCGCGAGCAGGGCGTGGACACGGTATTCGGCTATCCCGGCGGGATGATCCTGCCGCTTTATGATGCCCTCTACGCACAGGACGACGTGCGCCAGATCCTTGTGACGCATGAGCAGAACGCCGCACATGCAGCAGACGGCTATGCCCGTGCAACAGGGCGCGTCGGGGTCTGCATCGCAACCTCGGGCCCCGGCGCAACGAATCTTGTGACGGGACTCGCGACGGCGTACATGGACTCGATCCCGATGGTCGCGATCACGGGGCAGGTGGACATCGCCATGCTCGGACGCGATGCCTTTCAGGAGACAGATATTCTCGATGTGACAATGCCTGTCACAAAGCACAACTATAAAATTAAAAATGCGGCGGATCTCGTGCCGACGATCCGTCAGGCTTTCGAACTTGCACGCAGCGGACGGCCGGGGCCCGTGCTCCTCGATGTGCCGCGCAACCTCTTCTTTGAAGAGGTTGCCTATGCTGCGGAGGAGCCGCGCGTGCGCACGCCGGGCAAACCGGATGCAGACTTTATGATCTGTGCGGCAGAGGCGGCGGCGGAGATTGTCGCCGCAGAGCATCCGCTGGTCATCGTGGGCGGCGGCGTGATCTCGGCGGGAACCTCGGCGGAAGTTACGGCATTCATCGAGAAATACCATCTGCCCGTGGTGCACACGCTGATGGGCATGGGGGCCGTACCGAGCACGCATCCGCAGATGCTTGGCTTTGCGGGAATGCACGGGGAAAAGGCAGCGAACTACGCAATCGGAGCTGCCGATCTCGTCATTGCGATCGGCAGCCGCTTTGCCGACCGTCAGACGGGCAATCTCAGCAAGTATACGGCAAACCGCAAGTTCATCCACATCGACATCGATCCCGCCGAAATCGACAAGAACATCGAAAACAGTCTCGGCCTCGCGGGCGATATGCGTACGATCCTCGGACTTCTCATGCGCCAGTCGCCGAAGAGCGATCTCGCTGGATGGTGGGAGCAGATCCGTACATGGCAGGAGGAGTATGACTACGACTATCACGTCGGGCGTCTGACTGTGCCGTGGGCTCTGCATCAGGTGGCGCAGAGCACGACGGGCAAGGCGTATGCCTATGCGGCGGACGTGGGACAGCATCAGATGTGGGCGGCACTCCACCTGCGCGTGGAGAAACCGCGGACATGGCTGACGTCGGGCGGACTCGGCACGATGGGCTATGGTCTCCCTGCCGCAATGGGCGCACAGCTCGCATGGGGCGATCGGCGCCGCGTGGTTCACATTGCGGGTGACGGCGGAATCAAGATGACGGGCAATGAGTTCTACACGATTGCGCGCCTCAACCTGCCCATTCTCTCGATCCTTGTGAACAACCGCAGTCTCGGCATGATCCGGCAGCTGCAGAAGGTGCTCTACGAGGAGCGGTACATCGCCTGTGAGCTCGATCACGAGATGGACTATGTAAAATACGTGGAGAGTTTCGGTATCAGGGCGGTCGCAGTTTCGACGCAGGAGGAGTTCGCTGCGGCACTCCGCACCGCTCTCGAGGACGCTGTGCATCCGCGCGTAATCGTAATGGATGTGTGGCGCAGTTTCGTGGAGCCGATGGCGAAGGGCGGTGCACGCATTGATGAGTTTGTCGACTTTAAGTAA
- a CDS encoding competence type IV pilus major pilin ComGC produces MSLSTLSKRAAAPHHERGFSLLSTLLAVMILAVILSIAVPRFSAAMVTANTVKVQADLTALDTAVVLYQTTKGQPPKSLDDLTEYVTDIKNLKPPSGNVHVGAQELSMEGQTYKIEKKDNVWRATCAGHTAEEFHAKK; encoded by the coding sequence ATGAGTTTGTCGACTTTAAGTAAACGTGCAGCCGCGCCGCACCATGAGAGAGGATTCTCGCTTCTGTCGACGCTGCTGGCCGTCATGATCCTGGCGGTGATTCTATCCATCGCCGTGCCGCGCTTTTCGGCTGCCATGGTGACGGCGAATACGGTGAAGGTGCAGGCGGATCTCACAGCGCTCGATACGGCGGTGGTGCTCTATCAGACGACGAAGGGGCAGCCGCCGAAGAGCCTCGATGATCTCACAGAATATGTGACCGACATCAAAAATCTCAAGCCGCCCTCGGGTAATGTGCACGTTGGCGCGCAGGAACTCTCGATGGAAGGTCAGACCTATAAAATCGAGAAGAAGGACAATGTCTGGCGCGCAACTTGTGCGGGACATACGGCGGAGGAGTTTCACGCGAAGAAGTAA
- a CDS encoding prepilin peptidase, with protein MQEEAQTLFPAPHERLRLVVLWLISVVGILLLVGLHPRSLCGAAFSAVLIWLSYLDIRDGMLYDCITIPFAVFGLVPALAEMIPLWEALIGGTLCGVLFYCLYIVAHGGLGGGDIKLAAALGVWLGWEAAVIAVWIAFMLGGIAAAFLLITGRKGRRDGIPFGPFLAVGGYIAFVAGAQLWQFYWGAL; from the coding sequence ATGCAGGAAGAGGCGCAGACGCTTTTTCCCGCACCCCATGAACGCCTGCGGCTTGTTGTACTCTGGCTGATCTCCGTGGTCGGCATTCTGCTCCTCGTTGGTCTGCATCCGCGCAGCCTGTGCGGCGCGGCCTTTTCTGCGGTGCTCATTTGGCTCTCCTATCTCGACATCAGGGATGGTATGCTCTACGACTGCATCACCATTCCGTTTGCCGTGTTTGGGCTTGTTCCGGCACTCGCAGAGATGATTCCTCTGTGGGAGGCACTGATTGGTGGGACGCTTTGCGGCGTCTTATTTTATTGCCTGTATATCGTGGCTCATGGCGGACTCGGCGGCGGCGACATCAAACTTGCCGCTGCGCTCGGTGTCTGGCTCGGATGGGAGGCAGCGGTGATCGCCGTATGGATTGCATTTATGCTGGGCGGCATCGCAGCCGCGTTTCTCCTGATTACTGGACGAAAAGGGCGGCGTGACGGAATTCCATTCGGGCCGTTTCTCGCGGTCGGCGGTTATATCGCCTTTGTCGCAGGGGCGCAGCTCTGGCAGTTCTACTGGGGGGCGCTGTAA
- a CDS encoding pilus assembly FimT family protein gives MRRVDMRGTVLLNVLIALAVLGILLSTALPAAFTLYARAAVEYEAVHLIGELRRIQAISRTTAMPLYMLEGRLSWERAPRLNIRADGYTLHRPFGEDVRSYTLLPLVRFKQDTATETPVIFDRNGNIADGSHNMTIRVYAAGHEEAALRVVIDRAARIRLHRGEDNAVDEG, from the coding sequence ATGCGGCGCGTTGATATGCGCGGAACGGTGCTGCTGAACGTGCTCATCGCGCTCGCCGTGCTCGGCATACTGCTCTCGACGGCGCTTCCCGCCGCGTTTACCCTCTATGCACGTGCGGCTGTGGAGTATGAGGCAGTGCACCTCATCGGCGAACTGCGCCGCATACAGGCGATCAGCCGGACGACAGCGATGCCGCTCTATATGCTGGAAGGGAGGCTCTCATGGGAACGCGCACCGCGTCTCAACATCCGCGCTGACGGCTATACGCTGCATCGTCCCTTCGGTGAGGATGTGCGTTCCTATACGTTGCTGCCGCTCGTACGATTCAAGCAGGATACGGCGACGGAGACGCCTGTCATATTCGATCGGAATGGAAATATTGCGGACGGGAGCCATAACATGACGATTCGCGTCTATGCTGCGGGACATGAGGAGGCGGCGCTGCGCGTTGTGATTGATCGTGCGGCACGGATTCGTCTGCACCGAGGAGAGGACAATGCGGTGGATGAGGGCTGA
- a CDS encoding prepilin-type cleavage/methylation protein has protein sequence MCRCKAVPNRDAKDERGVLLMELAVSLPIFALLLTFLAFALVWSWRSYQREIADAELRQEMQIAAARIVESALLSDHIGERQRGVYEMRQATKDGAPLDYYWLSDEGRLVFNAVTAPITGSFVGARVRITAFSVQEDRHYPRLYHIEMTGRSVETGRTYSIATSVYLREDMGEK, from the coding sequence ATGTGCAGGTGCAAAGCAGTCCCTAACAGGGACGCGAAGGATGAGCGGGGCGTTTTGCTCATGGAGCTTGCCGTCAGTCTGCCGATTTTCGCGCTGCTGCTGACCTTTCTCGCCTTTGCCCTCGTGTGGAGCTGGCGCAGTTATCAGCGCGAGATTGCCGATGCCGAGCTGCGGCAGGAGATGCAGATCGCCGCTGCGCGGATTGTGGAGTCCGCCCTGCTGTCCGATCATATCGGAGAGCGTCAGCGAGGCGTGTATGAAATGCGGCAGGCAACGAAGGACGGTGCACCGCTGGATTACTACTGGCTCAGTGATGAGGGACGGTTGGTGTTCAATGCGGTGACGGCGCCCATCACGGGCTCGTTCGTGGGCGCACGGGTGCGCATCACGGCGTTCTCTGTGCAGGAGGATCGGCACTATCCGCGCCTCTATCATATTGAGATGACGGGGCGGAGCGTTGAGACAGGGCGCACGTACAGCATTGCGACTTCTGTCTATCTGCGGGAGGATATGGGTGAGAAATAG